One stretch of Mycolicibacterium fallax DNA includes these proteins:
- a CDS encoding acetyl-CoA C-acetyltransferase — protein sequence MSEEAFIYEAIRTPRGKQRKGALNEIKPLDLVVGLIEEMRRRHPDLDETLISDVLLGCVSPVGDQGADIARTAVLAAGMPDTTGGYQLNRFCASGLEAVNTAAQKVRSGWDDLVYAGGVESMSRVPMGSDGGAMFSDIPFTFDNYIAPQGIGADLIATIEGFTRDDVDAYAARSQQRAADAWSGGYFAKSVIPVRDQNGLVVLDHDEHMRPGTTAADLGKLKPAFEMLAAMGGFDDVALQKYHWLEKINHVHTGGNSSGIVDGAALLLIGSEKAGTSQGLTPRARIVATATSGADATIMLTGPTPATQKVLDRAGLTVDDIDLFELNEAFASVVLKFQKDLNIPDEKLNVNGGAIAMGHPLGATGAMITGTMVDELERRGARRALITLCIGGGMGVATIIERV from the coding sequence ATGTCCGAAGAAGCCTTCATCTATGAGGCCATCCGCACCCCGCGCGGCAAGCAGCGCAAGGGCGCACTCAACGAGATCAAGCCGCTCGACCTCGTCGTCGGCCTGATCGAGGAGATGCGGCGCCGGCACCCCGACCTGGACGAGACCCTGATCAGCGACGTGCTGCTGGGCTGCGTGTCCCCGGTTGGCGACCAGGGCGCCGACATCGCCCGCACCGCGGTGCTGGCCGCGGGCATGCCGGACACCACCGGCGGCTACCAGCTCAACCGGTTCTGCGCCTCCGGCCTGGAGGCCGTCAACACCGCCGCGCAGAAGGTGCGTTCGGGCTGGGACGACCTGGTCTACGCCGGCGGCGTGGAGTCGATGAGCCGGGTGCCGATGGGGTCCGACGGCGGCGCGATGTTCTCCGACATCCCGTTCACCTTCGACAACTACATCGCCCCGCAGGGCATCGGCGCCGACCTGATCGCCACCATCGAGGGCTTCACCCGTGACGACGTCGACGCCTACGCCGCGCGGTCCCAGCAGCGCGCCGCCGACGCCTGGTCCGGCGGCTACTTCGCCAAGTCGGTCATCCCGGTCCGCGACCAGAACGGCCTGGTCGTGCTGGATCACGACGAGCACATGCGGCCCGGCACCACCGCCGCGGACCTCGGCAAGCTCAAGCCGGCCTTCGAGATGCTGGCGGCGATGGGCGGCTTCGACGACGTGGCGCTGCAGAAGTACCACTGGCTGGAGAAGATCAACCACGTGCACACCGGCGGCAACAGCTCCGGCATCGTCGACGGCGCCGCGCTGCTGCTGATCGGCAGCGAGAAGGCCGGCACCAGCCAGGGCCTGACCCCGCGCGCCCGGATCGTCGCGACCGCGACCAGCGGCGCCGACGCCACCATCATGCTGACCGGGCCGACCCCGGCCACCCAGAAGGTGCTCGACCGGGCCGGCCTGACCGTCGACGACATCGACCTGTTCGAGCTCAACGAGGCGTTCGCGTCGGTGGTGCTGAAGTTCCAGAAGGACCTGAACATCCCCGACGAGAAGCTCAACGTCAACGGTGGCGCCATCGCGATGGGCCACCCGCTGGGCGCCACCGGCGCCATGATCACCGGAACCATGGTCGACGAGCTGGAGCGTCGCGGCGCCCGGCGTGCCCTGATCACGCTGTGCATCGGCGGCGGCATGGGCGTGGCCACCATCATCGAGCGCGTCTGA
- a CDS encoding SRPBCC family protein, with the protein MAVSDSREVLIEATPAEILDVIADVEATPDWSPQYQSSEVLSRYDDGRPREAKMVIKAAGLTDTMVIEYTWTDTSCSWTLKSATQVRAQDATYTLTPAGDKTKVRFELAVDPKVPLPGFILKRTLKGGMETATDGLRKQVLKLKKG; encoded by the coding sequence ATGGCTGTCAGTGATTCCCGCGAAGTGCTCATCGAGGCCACCCCGGCCGAGATCCTCGACGTCATCGCCGACGTCGAGGCCACCCCCGACTGGTCCCCGCAGTACCAGAGCTCCGAGGTGCTCAGTCGGTACGACGACGGCCGGCCCCGTGAGGCGAAGATGGTGATCAAGGCCGCCGGCCTGACCGACACCATGGTCATCGAATACACCTGGACCGACACCTCCTGCAGCTGGACGCTGAAATCGGCCACGCAGGTCCGGGCCCAGGACGCCACCTACACGCTGACCCCGGCCGGCGACAAGACCAAGGTGCGCTTCGAGCTGGCCGTCGACCCGAAGGTGCCGCTGCCCGGCTTCATCCTCAAGCGCACTCTCAAGGGTGGCATGGAAACCGCCACCGACGGGCTGCGCAAGCAGGTGCTCAAGCTCAAAAAGGGCTGA
- a CDS encoding pyridoxal phosphate-dependent aminotransferase → MTVSRLRPYATTIFAEMSALAAELGAVNLGQGYPDEDGPPQMLAAARRAIADGANQYPPGAGIPALRDAIADQRLRRHGIDYRPEDQVLVTVGATEAIAAAVLGLVEPGSEVLLIEPFYDSYAPVVAMAGAHRVGVSMVPDGTGFALDLDAVRAAVSDRTRALILNSPHNPTGWVASDAELRGLAELAVERDLLVIADEVYEHLVFDGRVHRPVAGYPGMFDRTVTISSAAKMFNCTGWKIGWACGPAELIAGVRAAKQYLTYVGGSAFQPAVAAALNTGDEWVGQLRETLAGRRDRLAGALADIGFGVHDSFGTYFLCADPRPLGYHDSARFCAELPHRVGVAAIPMSAFCDPGSPAIDEWNHLVRFAFCKRDDTLGAAIERLQQLRG, encoded by the coding sequence ATGACAGTCTCCCGGCTGCGGCCCTACGCCACCACCATTTTCGCCGAGATGTCGGCGCTGGCCGCCGAGCTCGGCGCGGTCAACCTGGGCCAGGGATATCCCGACGAGGACGGCCCGCCACAGATGCTCGCGGCGGCCCGCCGGGCGATCGCCGACGGGGCCAACCAGTACCCGCCGGGCGCCGGCATCCCGGCGCTGCGCGACGCCATCGCCGATCAGCGGCTGCGCCGGCACGGCATCGACTACCGCCCCGAGGACCAGGTGCTGGTGACCGTCGGGGCGACCGAGGCGATCGCCGCGGCGGTGCTCGGCCTGGTCGAACCGGGCTCGGAGGTGCTGCTGATCGAGCCGTTCTACGACTCCTATGCCCCGGTCGTCGCGATGGCCGGCGCGCACCGGGTGGGCGTGTCGATGGTGCCCGACGGCACCGGCTTCGCCCTGGATCTCGACGCGGTGCGGGCGGCGGTCAGCGACCGGACCCGCGCGCTGATCCTGAACTCACCGCACAACCCGACCGGCTGGGTGGCCTCCGATGCGGAGCTGCGCGGGCTGGCCGAGCTGGCCGTCGAGCGCGACCTGCTGGTGATCGCCGACGAGGTCTACGAGCACCTGGTGTTCGACGGCCGGGTGCATCGGCCGGTCGCCGGCTACCCGGGGATGTTCGACCGGACGGTGACGATCTCCAGCGCGGCCAAGATGTTCAACTGCACCGGCTGGAAGATCGGCTGGGCCTGCGGGCCGGCCGAGCTGATCGCCGGGGTGCGGGCGGCCAAGCAGTACCTGACCTACGTCGGCGGGTCGGCGTTCCAGCCGGCCGTCGCCGCGGCGCTGAACACCGGCGACGAGTGGGTCGGTCAGCTGCGCGAGACCCTGGCCGGGCGCCGGGACCGGCTGGCCGGCGCGCTGGCCGACATCGGCTTCGGCGTGCACGACAGCTTCGGCACCTATTTCCTGTGCGCCGATCCGCGCCCGCTCGGCTACCACGACAGCGCCCGGTTCTGCGCCGAACTGCCGCACCGGGTCGGCGTCGCCGCCATCCCGATGTCGGCGTTCTGCGATCCGGGGTCCCCGGCCATCGACGAGTGGAACCACCTGGTGCGCTTCGCGTTCTGCAAGCGCGACGACACCCTCGGTGCCGCTATCGAACGACTGCAGCAGTTGCGCGGCTGA
- a CDS encoding CaiB/BaiF CoA transferase family protein, whose amino-acid sequence MPPSTGPLAGLKVIELGGIGPGPHTAMMLADLGADVVRVRRPGGLTLPAENVDLLHRGKRVVDLDVKADPAALLDLAARADVLLDCFRPGTCERLGIGPQDCAAVNPRLIYARITGWGQHGPAATTAGHDINYLSMTGALNAIGYADRPPVAPLNLVADFGGGSMLVLVGIITALYERERSGAGQVVDAAMVDGVSMLAQMAWTMRSTGALRDERESWLLDGGAPYYRCYATADGGAMAVGAIEPQFFAQLLAGLGLDPAEVPGQFEMGRYDELRDILTARFAERTRDEWAAVFAGTDSCVTPVLSWAEAADNEHLRARDTLIEVDGVLQAAPAPRFSRTPAGRPGRPPQGPTGLDEIGW is encoded by the coding sequence GTGCCGCCGAGCACCGGGCCGCTGGCCGGGCTGAAGGTCATCGAACTCGGTGGCATCGGCCCCGGCCCGCACACCGCGATGATGCTCGCCGACCTCGGTGCCGACGTGGTGCGGGTGCGCCGCCCCGGCGGGCTGACGCTGCCCGCGGAGAACGTCGATCTGCTGCATCGCGGAAAGCGCGTCGTCGACCTGGACGTCAAGGCCGACCCGGCCGCGCTGCTGGACCTGGCGGCCCGCGCCGACGTGCTGCTGGACTGCTTCCGTCCGGGCACCTGCGAACGGCTCGGCATCGGGCCGCAGGACTGCGCGGCGGTCAACCCGCGGCTGATCTACGCCCGGATCACCGGCTGGGGTCAGCACGGCCCGGCCGCGACCACCGCCGGCCACGACATCAACTACCTGTCGATGACCGGGGCGCTGAACGCCATCGGCTACGCCGACCGCCCGCCGGTCGCGCCGCTGAACCTGGTCGCCGACTTCGGCGGCGGCTCGATGCTGGTGCTGGTCGGCATCATCACCGCGCTCTACGAGCGGGAACGCTCCGGGGCCGGCCAGGTGGTCGACGCGGCGATGGTCGACGGGGTCAGCATGCTCGCCCAGATGGCCTGGACCATGCGGTCCACCGGCGCGCTGCGCGACGAGCGGGAGTCCTGGCTGCTCGACGGCGGGGCGCCGTACTACCGCTGCTACGCCACCGCCGACGGCGGGGCGATGGCGGTGGGCGCCATCGAACCGCAGTTCTTCGCCCAGCTGCTGGCCGGGCTCGGACTCGATCCGGCCGAGGTGCCGGGCCAGTTCGAGATGGGTCGCTACGACGAGCTGCGCGACATCCTGACCGCCCGCTTCGCCGAGCGGACCCGCGACGAGTGGGCGGCGGTCTTCGCCGGCACCGACAGCTGCGTCACCCCGGTGCTGAGCTGGGCCGAGGCCGCCGACAACGAGCACCTGCGGGCCCGCGACACGCTGATCGAGGTCGACGGGGTGCTGCAGGCCGCGCCGGCACCGCGGTTCTCCCGCACCCCGGCGGGCCGGCCGGGCCGGCCGCCGCAGGGCCCGACCGGCCTCGACGAGATCGGCTGGTAG